A genomic stretch from Hydrogenimonas urashimensis includes:
- a CDS encoding tail fiber domain-containing protein, whose protein sequence is MADWNLPTLTSNYTDFLNQLKERDDDLATMTYGSNQPTGAIRYNSSNHKFEKWNGSAWETLAGITWANNRTDGQYIWIRRDSGVPLFATRCNNSNGNIAEFHWSSSSLSDGTIRCGIYGSDAESKLILYDPNNSNKQFYISVNSGIYRLSAYDYSSSSPINFYIGYNNTQTVTIPAHISALAGMNIDQITCRTGQQLILNAGESEGKVSEQTNEYVYVNAESGLSVNTPDSAHSNWQSGYTVKTTVITGEHITIDGHTAWHDGNAGQRISVQSFVAGKDCVIDPGSGSNNENVYIGYRCARKLGSGNSRNVAIGSTSFGDGANAVTGYNNVALGEFSLQHITSGISNTGCGGDTLTSLTTGDHNTAIGFNAGANIQTGSNNTAIGYKAGTDTSPHQFSSSDSNKIVVGNNDITNAYIKVSWTVTSDERDKTDIAPIQYGLDYITRLQPKQFRFDDRSRYWVEKEDGTIDKSKEPDGSKKDEKFMWGFISQDILEIEEELGIEDSPVVEKDNKEKLGLKETSLIPILVNAVKELKAEVDSLKDEIAQLKENCCS, encoded by the coding sequence ATGGCTGATTGGAATTTACCTACACTAACATCAAACTATACAGATTTTCTAAATCAACTAAAAGAAAGAGATGATGATTTAGCCACAATGACATATGGCTCAAATCAGCCAACAGGCGCAATCAGATATAACTCATCAAATCATAAATTTGAAAAGTGGAATGGTTCAGCATGGGAAACACTGGCAGGCATCACTTGGGCTAATAATAGAACAGATGGGCAATATATTTGGATCAGAAGAGATAGTGGTGTGCCGCTGTTTGCTACAAGGTGCAATAACAGTAATGGTAATATTGCTGAGTTTCATTGGTCAAGTAGCAGTTTATCTGATGGAACAATTAGATGTGGAATTTATGGCAGTGATGCAGAAAGTAAATTAATACTTTATGACCCAAATAATAGCAATAAACAGTTTTATATATCAGTAAATAGTGGAATTTACAGATTAAGTGCTTATGATTATTCATCATCATCTCCTATCAATTTCTATATTGGATATAACAACACACAAACTGTTACTATTCCTGCTCACATTTCTGCTCTTGCAGGTATGAATATTGATCAAATTACATGTAGAACTGGACAACAACTAATTCTCAATGCTGGGGAGAGTGAAGGAAAAGTAAGTGAACAGACTAATGAATATGTCTATGTGAATGCCGAAAGTGGATTATCAGTAAATACACCTGATTCTGCCCACTCAAACTGGCAAAGCGGTTACACTGTAAAAACTACAGTAATCACAGGTGAACACATTACAATAGATGGACATACTGCATGGCATGACGGAAATGCTGGACAAAGAATCAGTGTCCAATCTTTTGTTGCTGGCAAAGATTGTGTTATTGATCCAGGGTCTGGTTCCAACAATGAAAATGTATATATTGGGTATAGGTGTGCACGAAAACTTGGCAGTGGCAATTCAAGAAATGTAGCAATTGGATCAACAAGTTTTGGTGATGGAGCAAATGCTGTTACAGGATATAATAATGTTGCACTTGGTGAATTTTCTTTACAACATATTACATCAGGAATTAGCAATACTGGCTGTGGTGGTGACACACTAACTTCATTAACAACAGGTGATCACAATACAGCCATAGGTTTTAATGCTGGAGCCAATATACAAACAGGTTCAAACAATACTGCAATAGGTTATAAAGCAGGTACAGACACATCACCACATCAATTTTCATCAAGTGATTCAAATAAAATTGTAGTAGGTAACAATGACATCACCAACGCATACATTAAAGTTTCTTGGACCGTTACTTCGGATGAAAGAGATAAAACTGACATAGCCCCAATTCAATATGGGCTCGACTACATCACCCGCCTTCAGCCGAAACAATTCCGATTCGATGACAGAAGCAGATACTGGGTCGAAAAAGAAGATGGCACAATCGATAAATCCAAAGAACCCGACGGCTCCAAAAAAGACGAGAAGTTCATGTGGGGTTTCATCTCGCAGGACATCCTTGAGATCGAAGAAGAGCTTGGCATCGAGGATAGCCCGGTAGTTGAAAAGGATAACAAAGAGAAACTTGGGTTGAAAGAAACGTCACTCATTCCGATCCTCGTTAACGCCGTCAAAGAACTCAAAGCCGAAGTGGATTCCCTGAAAGATGAAATAGCTCAACTTAAAGAGAACTGTTGCTCATGA
- a CDS encoding C40 family peptidase: MKRYIGVPFRAHGRDMEGFDCIGLVLHVLEHEYGQSVPDMWRYDDPNSIEVAQTFMVEVVAAGTQISKWKPCAPKAGAVVLFRIRGIIRHIGVMIDDRRFLHTMENVATCVESIDSPAWAKRIEGFYEWSA; encoded by the coding sequence ATGAAGCGATACATCGGCGTACCGTTCAGGGCGCACGGCAGGGACATGGAAGGATTCGATTGCATCGGTCTCGTGCTGCATGTCCTCGAACATGAATACGGTCAGAGCGTACCTGATATGTGGCGCTACGACGATCCGAATTCTATCGAAGTGGCCCAGACGTTCATGGTCGAGGTCGTCGCTGCTGGAACGCAGATCAGCAAATGGAAGCCGTGCGCTCCGAAGGCGGGAGCGGTCGTGCTGTTTCGCATCAGGGGCATTATCAGGCACATCGGCGTCATGATAGACGACAGGCGGTTTCTCCACACGATGGAGAACGTGGCGACATGCGTCGAGAGCATCGACAGTCCGGCCTGGGCAAAGCGCATCGAGGGATTTTACGAATGGTCTGCATAA
- a CDS encoding host specificity factor TipJ family phage tail protein, whose protein sequence is MVCITEIRNPFDPVNSRVTTFKEPGKTLAEYISPFADVVVAVDGEITTKYDMVLTGDRQIIVSPVLRGGGGGKDILRAVAFVALAVVAPYAADVAFLAMGAETAAALGNVGYYTIMAATVAGGAMLINAVLPPQIPSFGQIGSSSLESSPVYGWSGTRTLPTPGSPIPVLFGQMRLPGSVIGQYIKDEGDDEYLYTLLALCEGEIEPIWAGDILINNNPLDTYDNVEYAYRQGTLSQTNTADEMAFEKWHDGKTIGWFDKVDTANAFSAELTYDNTVEKITLGNAVDSITISVTMPQGLFYVNDKGGLDSRTVKFKIEYSSDGTNWTLHQRVYPEYTETEYEWRRYNLTAYDYEYQWSASSPGSGWSKSGKSRKRVVGERVYDYFAIDAAKTSAIRRQFTITGLTPGQYHVRLTKLSEDKETTRERNTLYWSGMTEMTSDRLYYPSIALLAIRIKANGQLSGSAPSINTLVRRGGIEVFDENGTSQGVKRSDNPAWVAWDVITNRKHGMGKPYSAVDFARFAEWAEWCDQAVPDGFGGEEPRAKFNGVLDFQSNMWETLQKICSVGRAAPVMVGTKYSVIIDKPADPVQLFSMGNIVKGSYKTRYIGKNDVATEIDIEYVDSKAGYGKNAVTVSLGDNTGAKTTLSLIGCTDQSQAYRHGRYMLQCNDKQRRVVEFEAGIDSIACQPGDVIMFAHDVPAWGYSGRVASGTTDTVTLDRSVDIDVAKSYRVVVRHQDDTIEERDVQNPGDGSFDTFTVVTDFDAAPSKFDIYTFGEVNKEYIELRVAAITRKSDQTRKITAIDYNDTILDDWTTPDNIARPSHITGFAEITDISIGEHLEKRSDGTIVPFIDFAWRVADDRMAIVDLLISPDGGTTWNDAQTGIRGGEYRMNAIDLEEGREYTFAFVVNDISGRQPVSEAAKASHAYLGKSAPPDDITNVSYTVDSSAGIILSWDESDDVDLAGYNIYKNGSPFRKMVTTNIYECGTISGQTEFGVTAVDTSGNESESMAVITVDYSAIEAPEVHGYIDDTILRLEWTEPSSMWKIDHYLIEYDSQSIRVDTRAWNIPITWQSKSFSVKAVDISGNIGQAGEYMSTITPPQITSFHLQVIDNNVLFQWEVSQGSLPVINTIGKKGDTWETAETIGYKKGTFTTVFESQSGDYRYWIAAVDSAGNVSDPVSKVAHVNQPPDYILNAKWDSDFSGTKTNAYSDGTQLILPVNTAETYEDHFTSRSWNSPQDQIDAGYPVYIEPFSATASYEETHDYGATIHATKITINVTKNIVGDTTPELDETCTISVSQDGSSWTDYPDVYQVYATEFRYVKVRLEWSGGTGDDGIIIENIETLLDSKLKNDSGRATVNASDANGTEVQFNVSFVDVDSITGTYKGSDPYTVVIDFQDTPNPTSFKIYLFDQNGSRKSGEVNWQARGF, encoded by the coding sequence ATGGTCTGCATAACGGAGATCCGCAACCCGTTCGATCCGGTCAACAGCCGCGTCACCACATTCAAGGAGCCAGGCAAGACGCTCGCGGAATACATCTCGCCATTCGCTGATGTGGTCGTGGCGGTGGATGGGGAGATCACGACGAAATACGACATGGTCCTGACAGGAGATCGTCAGATCATCGTATCTCCTGTGCTGCGCGGAGGAGGCGGCGGGAAAGACATTCTGCGCGCCGTGGCTTTCGTCGCCCTTGCCGTTGTCGCCCCATACGCCGCGGACGTTGCGTTTCTCGCTATGGGCGCGGAGACGGCCGCCGCACTCGGAAACGTGGGATATTACACGATCATGGCCGCGACAGTCGCCGGCGGCGCGATGCTCATCAACGCTGTGCTGCCGCCGCAAATCCCATCGTTCGGACAGATCGGGTCATCGTCTCTCGAAAGCTCCCCGGTTTACGGATGGAGCGGCACGCGAACGCTTCCTACTCCAGGGTCTCCCATCCCTGTTCTGTTCGGCCAGATGCGCCTGCCAGGGTCCGTCATCGGACAGTATATCAAAGACGAAGGCGACGACGAATACCTCTACACTCTCCTCGCGCTCTGCGAGGGAGAGATAGAGCCGATCTGGGCAGGCGACATCCTGATCAACAACAACCCCCTCGACACGTACGACAACGTCGAATACGCGTACCGGCAGGGAACGCTCTCCCAAACGAATACTGCCGACGAGATGGCGTTCGAAAAATGGCACGACGGCAAGACGATAGGCTGGTTCGACAAGGTCGATACCGCAAACGCGTTCAGCGCCGAACTGACATACGACAATACCGTAGAGAAAATCACACTCGGGAACGCGGTGGACTCCATCACGATCTCAGTCACGATGCCGCAGGGACTGTTCTACGTGAACGACAAGGGCGGCCTCGACAGCAGGACGGTCAAATTCAAGATCGAATATTCGTCAGACGGCACGAACTGGACGCTGCATCAGAGAGTCTACCCGGAATACACGGAGACGGAATACGAGTGGCGTCGGTACAATCTGACGGCATACGACTATGAGTATCAGTGGTCCGCGTCGTCACCAGGCAGCGGATGGTCGAAGAGCGGCAAATCGCGCAAGCGGGTGGTCGGAGAACGCGTGTACGACTATTTCGCCATCGACGCGGCCAAAACGTCAGCTATCCGCAGGCAGTTCACGATCACAGGGCTGACTCCAGGCCAATATCATGTGCGCCTCACGAAATTGTCCGAGGACAAGGAGACGACACGCGAGCGCAACACGCTCTATTGGAGCGGCATGACAGAAATGACGAGCGACAGGCTCTATTATCCTAGCATCGCGCTTCTTGCCATCAGAATCAAGGCCAACGGACAGCTTTCCGGCTCCGCGCCGTCGATCAATACGCTCGTACGACGCGGCGGGATAGAGGTGTTCGACGAAAACGGCACGTCGCAGGGTGTCAAACGCTCAGACAATCCGGCGTGGGTCGCATGGGACGTGATAACGAACAGAAAACATGGCATGGGAAAACCGTATAGCGCCGTCGATTTCGCGCGGTTTGCGGAGTGGGCGGAATGGTGCGACCAGGCTGTGCCTGACGGCTTCGGCGGGGAAGAGCCGAGGGCAAAGTTCAACGGCGTTCTTGATTTTCAGTCGAATATGTGGGAGACATTGCAGAAAATATGCTCCGTCGGCCGCGCGGCTCCCGTCATGGTCGGCACGAAATATTCAGTCATCATCGACAAGCCCGCCGATCCGGTCCAGCTTTTCTCGATGGGCAATATCGTGAAAGGCAGCTACAAAACGCGCTATATCGGCAAAAACGACGTCGCGACGGAGATCGACATCGAATATGTCGACTCAAAGGCCGGATACGGCAAAAACGCCGTCACGGTGTCGCTCGGAGACAACACAGGGGCGAAAACGACGCTCTCTCTGATAGGTTGCACCGACCAGTCCCAGGCGTACCGGCACGGCAGATACATGCTGCAATGCAACGACAAACAGCGCAGGGTCGTGGAGTTCGAAGCCGGCATCGACAGCATCGCCTGCCAGCCTGGAGACGTCATCATGTTCGCGCACGACGTGCCGGCGTGGGGATATTCCGGCAGGGTCGCATCTGGCACGACAGACACTGTCACACTCGATCGGAGCGTTGATATCGACGTCGCTAAAAGCTATCGCGTCGTCGTGCGGCATCAGGACGACACGATCGAAGAAAGAGACGTGCAGAATCCCGGCGACGGATCGTTCGACACTTTCACCGTCGTGACGGATTTCGACGCGGCTCCGTCCAAATTCGACATCTACACGTTCGGGGAGGTGAACAAAGAGTACATCGAGCTTCGCGTCGCGGCGATCACGCGAAAAAGCGATCAGACGAGAAAGATCACGGCAATCGACTATAACGATACCATCCTGGACGACTGGACGACGCCTGACAACATAGCGCGTCCGTCGCACATCACGGGATTCGCCGAAATCACGGATATCTCTATCGGGGAGCATTTGGAAAAGCGAAGCGACGGAACCATCGTGCCGTTTATCGATTTCGCCTGGCGCGTCGCTGACGACAGAATGGCGATCGTCGATCTGCTCATCAGCCCGGACGGAGGTACGACGTGGAACGATGCCCAGACCGGTATCCGAGGCGGGGAATACCGGATGAACGCCATCGATCTCGAGGAGGGGCGGGAATATACGTTCGCGTTCGTCGTAAACGACATAAGCGGCAGGCAGCCGGTATCCGAGGCGGCGAAAGCGTCACATGCCTATCTCGGAAAGTCCGCGCCGCCAGATGATATTACAAATGTATCATATACGGTTGATAGCTCGGCTGGAATTATACTGAGCTGGGACGAGAGCGATGACGTCGATCTCGCTGGATACAATATCTACAAGAACGGATCACCATTTAGAAAAATGGTGACGACAAATATTTATGAATGCGGGACGATATCGGGTCAGACGGAATTTGGCGTGACGGCGGTTGACACGTCAGGAAACGAGAGTGAGTCGATGGCTGTGATCACGGTCGATTATTCAGCAATCGAGGCACCGGAGGTGCATGGCTATATCGACGACACAATTCTGCGGCTCGAATGGACTGAGCCATCATCTATGTGGAAAATTGATCATTATCTGATCGAATACGATTCTCAATCAATTCGCGTTGACACCCGCGCATGGAATATTCCAATAACATGGCAATCAAAAAGTTTTTCTGTAAAAGCGGTTGATATATCTGGAAACATTGGACAAGCCGGTGAATATATGTCTACAATCACCCCGCCACAGATAACATCGTTTCATCTGCAGGTAATCGACAACAACGTTCTCTTTCAGTGGGAAGTGTCCCAGGGGTCTCTGCCTGTTATAAATACGATCGGAAAAAAGGGAGACACATGGGAAACTGCCGAAACGATCGGATACAAAAAGGGCACGTTTACCACCGTGTTTGAAAGTCAAAGCGGTGATTACAGATATTGGATAGCGGCTGTTGACAGCGCAGGAAACGTGAGCGATCCCGTCAGCAAGGTTGCGCACGTGAATCAGCCGCCTGACTATATTCTCAACGCGAAATGGGATAGTGATTTCAGCGGAACAAAAACGAATGCGTATAGTGACGGCACTCAACTGATTCTACCAGTCAATACCGCAGAAACGTATGAAGATCATTTTACGTCACGCAGCTGGAACAGCCCGCAGGATCAAATAGACGCTGGATATCCTGTTTACATCGAACCATTTTCGGCAACTGCGTCGTATGAGGAGACGCACGATTATGGCGCCACGATCCATGCGACGAAAATAACTATCAATGTAACGAAAAATATCGTTGGAGACACGACGCCGGAACTCGATGAAACATGCACTATTTCTGTTTCACAGGATGGTAGTTCCTGGACAGACTATCCCGATGTATATCAAGTTTATGCAACAGAATTCAGATATGTGAAAGTCAGATTGGAATGGTCTGGAGGAACAGGTGACGACGGAATCATTATAGAGAATATCGAAACATTACTCGACAGCAAACTCAAAAATGACAGCGGGCGTGCGACTGTAAACGCATCCGACGCAAACGGAACAGAAGTGCAATTCAATGTCTCGTTTGTCGACGTTGACAGCATTACCGGCACTTACAAAGGAAGCGACCCGTATACCGTTGTCATCGATTTTCAGGATACGCCAAATCCAACATCGTTCAAAATTTACCTATTTGACCAGAATGGAAGCAGGAAAAGTGGGGAAGTGAATTGGCAGGCAAGAGGATTTTAA
- a CDS encoding DUF2190 family protein: MAKQAVEIQEGKTIDYDLAADTNVGDIVELGDGMVGIATVSGVSGETIALKIEGVYEIAAATADAIAVGDELYFDATNGVVTKTSTDNTRAGRAVSAKAASTTGSVYVKINAA; encoded by the coding sequence ATGGCAAAACAAGCAGTCGAAATCCAGGAAGGTAAAACGATCGATTACGATCTCGCGGCCGACACAAACGTCGGCGACATTGTGGAGCTCGGAGACGGAATGGTAGGCATCGCAACCGTTTCCGGCGTAAGCGGAGAGACGATCGCGCTGAAAATCGAGGGTGTGTATGAAATCGCCGCCGCCACAGCCGACGCGATCGCAGTCGGGGACGAGCTTTACTTCGACGCGACAAACGGGGTCGTCACCAAGACATCGACGGACAATACGCGCGCGGGACGTGCGGTAAGCGCGAAAGCCGCCAGCACAACCGGTTCGGTTTACGTCAAGATCAACGCGGCATAA
- a CDS encoding phage tail tape measure protein — protein MKNELRIKIKFDKDTKELVVVENDLKRFAKTIDVSASKTKAFTESLIAIGASAGGIYGVAKAFDAIVQNGLRYNASIETMKIGIASLISVNTEAKSGVNKFAEAMKMSSDVMAMLKKANLETSATLTQLTEGFQSTLGPALKAGMTIKQTVEYTKLMTQAAGAMGVPMNQLAQEMRSVVSGTIDMNSVVAKNIGITNEQIKTHKKQGDLFEFLKRKLGDFADAGKAVSDSWDGSISNMQDAWDNLTGTITESTFESLKPTFHKITEWINDLTESFENASAAAKSIFEVKEDQEIIAKYNDLVEKLNEVQDKLKNGVSIWGSMFGTGNTKAELEQQKKFLEQQIRLLGQHANASKLASEQSSIVIKTHDNAPPGDTTNISGFVSAYDKYSAMMLDKESLFYKKLGDQIASLSELDAEQQMKYYEAAMKKREEKQLKSLYESQDKQLKLTKQFYEESGQISKAWLIEEHEIREKYAGFDQAAVEKIVENHRKAYFEKMVPDAEKTANAIYEAFKGMERHLKDTFESFFDYTSDKFLRFGDLVENVLHEIYMQMMRTTIINPLVGGLTGMLPFARGGVVQAFSSGGIVSQPTVFPMANGMGLMGEAGAEAIMPLTRINGDLGVKAIPSNVIINVKNETGLPIDMEKIGQMRGDNGQQIIDVVVRHAQTDPEFRQIMGIQ, from the coding sequence GTGAAAAATGAATTGCGCATAAAGATCAAATTTGACAAGGACACCAAAGAGCTTGTCGTCGTAGAAAACGATCTGAAGCGTTTCGCAAAAACCATTGACGTGTCCGCTTCAAAAACGAAAGCGTTTACAGAAAGCCTGATCGCCATCGGAGCTTCTGCAGGTGGCATTTACGGCGTAGCGAAAGCGTTTGACGCCATTGTGCAAAACGGCCTTCGGTACAACGCAAGCATCGAAACGATGAAAATAGGGATAGCGTCACTGATATCCGTCAACACCGAAGCCAAAAGCGGAGTGAACAAATTTGCAGAAGCGATGAAAATGTCGTCGGATGTCATGGCGATGCTCAAAAAGGCCAATCTCGAAACGTCTGCCACTCTCACACAGCTGACGGAAGGCTTTCAAAGCACGCTCGGCCCGGCATTGAAGGCCGGAATGACAATAAAACAGACCGTCGAATATACGAAGCTTATGACCCAGGCCGCAGGCGCAATGGGTGTGCCGATGAATCAGCTGGCACAGGAGATGCGTTCCGTCGTTTCCGGGACAATCGACATGAACAGCGTCGTAGCGAAAAACATAGGCATCACGAACGAGCAGATCAAGACACACAAAAAGCAGGGCGACCTCTTCGAGTTTTTAAAGAGAAAACTGGGAGATTTTGCTGATGCTGGCAAGGCAGTTTCCGACAGCTGGGATGGTTCTATATCGAATATGCAGGATGCGTGGGACAATCTCACCGGAACGATTACAGAATCAACGTTCGAATCACTGAAACCTACATTCCACAAGATAACAGAGTGGATAAATGATCTGACAGAAAGTTTTGAAAATGCGTCGGCTGCTGCAAAAAGCATTTTCGAGGTAAAAGAAGATCAGGAGATTATAGCCAAATACAATGATCTTGTAGAAAAGCTAAACGAAGTTCAGGACAAACTAAAAAATGGCGTAAGCATATGGGGCTCAATGTTCGGAACAGGCAATACGAAAGCGGAACTTGAACAGCAGAAAAAATTCCTCGAACAGCAAATCAGGCTTCTTGGACAGCATGCCAACGCTTCAAAGCTTGCATCAGAACAGAGTAGCATAGTTATCAAAACGCATGACAATGCGCCTCCAGGCGATACAACGAATATTTCAGGGTTTGTTTCGGCCTATGACAAATATTCCGCGATGATGCTTGACAAAGAATCACTATTCTACAAAAAGCTTGGTGATCAGATAGCTTCGCTGTCGGAACTCGACGCGGAGCAGCAAATGAAGTACTACGAAGCTGCCATGAAAAAACGTGAAGAGAAGCAGCTGAAATCTCTATACGAGAGTCAAGACAAGCAGCTGAAGCTCACTAAACAGTTTTACGAAGAGAGTGGGCAAATTTCAAAAGCCTGGCTCATTGAAGAGCATGAGATCAGGGAAAAATATGCCGGTTTCGATCAGGCAGCTGTCGAAAAGATTGTTGAGAATCACAGGAAGGCATATTTTGAGAAAATGGTACCCGATGCGGAGAAAACCGCCAATGCTATTTACGAAGCGTTCAAGGGCATGGAGCGACACCTGAAAGACACATTCGAAAGCTTTTTCGACTACACGTCCGACAAATTCCTCCGCTTCGGCGATCTCGTGGAAAACGTTTTGCACGAGATTTACATGCAGATGATGCGCACGACGATCATCAATCCGCTTGTCGGCGGGTTGACCGGCATGCTCCCGTTCGCCAGGGGCGGGGTGGTCCAGGCGTTCTCCTCCGGCGGCATCGTCAGCCAGCCGACCGTCTTTCCGATGGCAAACGGCATGGGTCTGATGGGGGAGGCCGGGGCGGAGGCGATCATGCCCTTGACCAGAATCAACGGCGATCTTGGGGTAAAAGCCATTCCATCCAACGTCATCATCAACGTGAAAAACGAGACCGGCCTGCCGATCGACATGGAGAAGATCGGCCAGATGCGGGGCGACAACGGGCAGCAGATCATCGACGTGGTCGTTCGTCACGCCCAGACCGACCCTGAATTCAGACAGATAATGGGGATACAATGA
- a CDS encoding phage tail tube protein, which yields MAYQLTNKQVLLAKYGGTPTTSDVVTLAENTFFNTTIKNGTIKEIGTGALGAEKGFVIPDWTAADGTITAIMKATGAAGTPPKLSEMYKICGLTETIDTTAGEEKVTYTPMTQMGQTGEIISYIDGEKRTITGVVSNLKINFTVGELVRIAFDIKGFTDAEPVLEANPSATIDGNSNFVVKSVSAVTIDGATINLTSADFDLGNQIDEIYAIGKKEYVITDFMPTITINEIKQRDSIDHWTDLKNENVKAFVVSLGSSSGEKVTFTANYCKYSGINESDDNGKVVIERSFRCESNAGGDNFEIKYE from the coding sequence ATGGCTTATCAGCTGACAAACAAACAAGTTCTGCTTGCTAAATACGGAGGCACCCCGACAACGTCCGATGTTGTTACGCTGGCAGAAAACACATTCTTCAACACCACGATCAAGAATGGAACCATCAAGGAAATAGGCACTGGCGCGCTTGGAGCTGAAAAGGGATTCGTGATTCCCGATTGGACTGCTGCCGACGGAACGATTACGGCGATCATGAAGGCGACTGGGGCTGCCGGCACACCTCCGAAACTTTCCGAGATGTACAAAATATGCGGTTTGACTGAAACCATAGACACGACTGCCGGAGAAGAAAAGGTCACATATACGCCGATGACGCAAATGGGACAAACCGGGGAGATAATCAGCTATATCGATGGGGAGAAGCGCACAATTACAGGTGTCGTTTCAAACCTGAAGATCAATTTTACGGTCGGGGAGCTTGTCAGAATAGCGTTCGACATAAAGGGGTTCACGGATGCCGAGCCAGTCCTTGAGGCAAATCCATCGGCGACGATCGACGGCAATTCGAATTTTGTTGTCAAGAGCGTATCCGCAGTGACGATCGACGGGGCAACAATCAATCTGACAAGTGCAGATTTCGATCTTGGCAATCAGATCGACGAAATCTACGCTATTGGGAAAAAAGAGTATGTCATTACGGATTTCATGCCTACCATTACCATCAACGAAATAAAGCAGCGCGACTCTATCGATCACTGGACAGACCTCAAAAACGAAAACGTCAAAGCATTCGTCGTCAGCCTTGGCTCCTCAAGCGGAGAAAAGGTCACATTCACGGCAAATTACTGCAAATATTCCGGCATAAACGAAAGCGACGACAATGGCAAGGTGGTCATCGAGCGATCTTTCCGATGCGAGAGCAATGCCGGTGGCGACAATTTTGAAATCAAATATGAATGA